ccttggccctcattccgagttgttcgctcgtactttttcttcgcatcggtgcgataagtcgcaaactgcgcatgcgcaatgttcgcagtgcgtctgcgccaagtaaattagcacaaaagtttggtattttactcacggcttaacgaagatttttcatcgttctggtgatcggagtgtgattgacaggaagtgggtgtttctgggcggaaactgaccgttttatgggtgtgtgtgaaaaaacgcaggcgttttaggaaaaaacgcgggagtgtctggtgaaatgggggagtggctgggcgtgtgtgtgacgtcaaaccaggaacgaaactgactgaactgatcgcagttgcagagtaagtatcgagctactcagaaactgcaaagaaatatctaatcgctattctattcgcaattctgcaaacctttcgttcgtaattctgcacagctaatattcactcccagtaggcggcggcttagcgtgtgcaaagctgctaaaagcagctagcgagcgaacaactcggaatgagggcctttatgcccTGACCCCTAATGTAACGTTGATTGTGCCCTGACCCCTAGTGTAATGCTCCTTGTACCCTGACCCCTAGTGTAATGCTCCTTGTGCCCTGACCCCTAGTGTAATGCACCTTGTGCCCTGACCCCTAGTGTAACGCACCTTATTTCCTGACCCCTAGTGTAACGCACCTTATGCCCTGACCCCTAGTGTAACGCACCTTATGCCCTGACCCCTAGTGTAACGCTCCCTGTGCCCTGACCCCTAGTGTAACGCTCCCTGTGCCCTGACCTAGTGTAACGCTCCTTGTGCCCTGACCCCTAGTGTAATGCTCCTTGTGCCCTGACCCCTAGTGTAATGCTCCTTGTGCCTTGACCCCTAGTGTAACATTCCTTGTGCCCTGACCCCTAGTGTAATGCTCCTTGTGCCCTAACCCTTAGTGTAACGCTCCTTATGCCATGACCCCTAGTGTAATGCTCCTTGTGCCCTGACCCCTAGTGTAACGCTCCTTGTGCCCTGACCCCTAGTGTAATGCACCTTGTGCCCTGAACCCTAGTGTAATGCACCTTGTGCCCTGAACCCTAGTGTAATGCACCTTATTTCCTGACCCCTAGTGTAACGTTCCCTGTGCCCTGACCTAGTGTAACGCACCTTGTGCCCTGACCCCTAGTGTAATGCACCTTATTTCCTGACCCCTAGTGTAACGCACCTTATGCCCTGACCCCTAATGTAACGCTGATTGTGCCCTGACCCCTAGTGTAACGCACCTTGTGCTATGACCCCTAGTGTAACGCTCCTTGTGCCCTGACCCCTAGTGTAACGCTCCTTATGCCATGACCCCTAGTGTAACGCACCTTGTGCCCTAACCCCTAGTGTAACACTCCTTGTGCCCTGACCCCTAGTGTAATGCACCTTGTGCCCTGACCCCTAGTGTAACACTCCTTGTGTGCCCTGACCCCTAGTGTAATGCTCCTTGTGCCCTGACCCCCTAGTGTAACGCTCCTTGTGGCATGATCCCTAATATAACGCTCCTTGTGCCCTAACCCTTAGTGTAACGCTCCTTGTGCCCTGACCCCTAGTGTAATGCACCTTGTGCCCTGACCCCTAGTGTAACGCTCCTTGTGCCATGACCCCTAATATAACGCTACTTGTGCCCTAACCCTTAGTGTAACGCTCCTTGTGCCCTGACCTCTAGTGTAATGCACCTTGTGCCCTGAACCCTAGTGTAATGCACCTTGTGCCCTGAACCCTAGTGTAATGCACCTTGTGCCATGACCCCTAGCATAACACTCCTTGTGCCCTGACCCCTAGTGTAATGCTCCTTGTGCCCTAACCCTTAGTGTAACGCTCCTTATGCCATGACCCCTAGTGTAATGCTCCTTGTGCCCTGACCCCTAGTGTAACGCTCCTTGTGGCATGACCCCTAATATAACGCTCCTTGTGCCCTAACCCTTAGTGTAACGCTCCTTGTGCCCTGACCCCTAGTGTAATGCACCTTGTGCCCTGACCCCTAGTGTAACGCTCCTTGTGCCCTGACCCCTAGTGTAACGCTCCTTGTGCCCTGAACCCAAGCAAAGAATAGCCAGCAGGAAAGAAATGTAGCAGCCCATCAATAAGACAGCAACACAAAACATGCCGGCTGAATGAGCGTCGGCAGATCATAGTGGGATGTGACGTGGAGATGCTGAGCAGGCACCTGGGGATGTGACACGTGCGGGCAATAGCTGTATATGTTTACATCTACTAGGATTCTTCCTCACCGGTTCTGTAAAGTTTCAGCAATGGAATGTTTCTGAGACTTCAGCAGGTGATTTCAGGCAAATGTCTTATTCCAAGTAATAGAACATATTCCGGCACAATATAGTACCCAGAGTATTTAGTCCTTTTTAAGAGGACTCTTATATTGTATACAATTAGTTACCATCCAATATAATGGGCGTTATAAGAtgtaagccaatatggacaatttcatccatattagcatgcagtgctatggggctgggtgactgggggagtgacaaaacctcactccccccgtcaccccccttcccccgccgccaggtcacccttcgcccgtatcggccgtcgggcacctcagccCCACATCatgctgtgtgtagggcccattagtctaaaGCAAAATTTCAAAAGCAACAGTGATCCATAAAGCAGCACAGTGGTGCTCAGCAGAACCCCAGGACCAGTGTGTCTGGGACCCCATGGTCAGGGTGTCATCGTTCTGGGATCCCAGGGTCAGGGTGTCATCATTCTGGGATTCCAGGGTCAGTGGGCCATTTCTGGGACcccggtgtcagtgtgccatttctgggaccctagtgtcagtgtgccatcgtTCTGGGAccccagtgtcagtgtgccattgttctgggaccccagggtcAGTATGCCATTTCTGGGACCCtggtgtcagtgtgccatcattCTGGGATCCTagggtcagtgtgccattgttctgggaccccagggtcAGTGTGCCATTTCTGGGACcccggtgtcagtgtgccatttctGGGACCCCggcgtcagtgtgccattgttctgggaccccggtgtcagtgtgccatttctGGGACcccggtgtcagtgtgccatttctgggaccctagtgtcagtgtgccatcattCTGGAATCCCAGGGTCAGTGTGCCATCATTCTGGAATCCCagggtcagtgtgccattgttctgggaccccggtGTCAGTGTACCATCATTCTGGAACCCCAGGGTCAGTGTTCCATTGTTTTGGGACCCCGTTGTCAGTGTGCCATCCTTCTGGGACCCCAGGGGTCAGTGTGCCATCATTCTGGGACCCCAGGGTCAGTGTGCCATCTTTCTGGAACCCTAGGGTCAGTGTGCCATCATTCTGGAACCCCAGGGTCAGTGTTCCATTGTTTTGGGACCCCGTTGTCAGTGTGCCATCCTTCTGGGACCCCAGGGGTCAGTGTGCCATCATTCTGGGACCCCAGGGTCAGTGTGCCATCTTTCTGGAACCCTAGGGTCAGTGTGCCATCATTCTGGAACCCCAGGGTCAGTGTTCCATTGTTCTGGAACCCCAGGGTCAGTGTTCCATTGTTTTGGGACCCCGTTGTCAGTGTGCCATCCTTCTGGGACCCCAGGGGTCAGTGTGCCATCATTCTGGGACCCCAGGGTCAGTGTGCCATCTTTCTGGAAGCCTAGGGTCAGTGTGCCATCATTCTGGAACCCCAGGGTCAGTGTTCCATTGTTTTGGGACCCCGTTGTCAGTGTGCCATCCTTCTGGGACCCCAGGGGTCAGTGTGCCATCATTCTGGGACCCCAGGGTCAGTGTGCCATCTTTCTGGAACCCTAGGGTCAGTGTGCCATCATTCTGGAACCCCAGGGTCAGTGTTCCATTGTTCTGGAACCCCAGGGTCAGTGTTCCATTGTTCTGAGACCCCGTTGTCAGTGTGCCATCCTTCTGGGACCCCAGGGGTCAGTGTGCCATCATTCTGGGACCCCAGGGTCAGTGTGCCATCTTTCTGGAACCCTAGGGTCAGTGTGCCATCATTCTGGAACCCCAGGGTCAGTGTTCCATTGTTCTGGAACCCCAGGGTCAGTGTTCCATTGTTCTGAGACCCCGTTGTCAGTGTGCCATCCTTCTGGGACACCAGGGTCAGTGTGCCATCCTTCTAGGACACCAGGGTCAGTGTGCCATCATTCTGGAACCCCAGGGTCAgtctgccattgttctgggaccccggcgtcaatgtgccattgttctgggaccttggcgtcagtgtgccattgttctgggaccctggcgtcagtgtgccattgttctgggaccccagggtcAGTGTTCCATTGTTCTGAGACCCCTTTGTCAGTGTGCCATCCTTCTGGGACCCCAGGATCAGTGTGCCATCATTCTGGAACCCCAGGGTCAGTgttccattgttctgggaccccggtgtcagtgtgccattgttctgggaccctgccctcagtgtgccattgttctgggaccccggtgtcagtgtgccattgttctgggaccccggtgtcagtgtgccattgtgctGGGACCCCggcgtcagtgtgccattgttctgggaccctgtcctcagtgtgccattgttctgggaccccggtgtcagtgtgccattgttctgggaccccggtgtcagtgtgccattgtgctGGGACCCCggcgtcagtgtgccattgttctgggaccccagtgtCAGTgttccattgttctgggaccctggtgtcagtgtgccattgttctgggaccctggtgtcagtgtgccattgttctgggaccccggcTTCAGTTTTCCATTGTTCTGGAATCCCAAGGTCAGTGTGCCATCATTCTGGAACCCGAGGGTCAGTTTTCCATTGTTCTGGGACCTCTGTGTCAGTGTGCGATTGTTCTGGGACCCTgccgtcagtgtgccattgttctgggaccctggtgttagtgtgccattgttctgggaccccggcgtcagtgtgccattgttctgggaccccagggtcAGTtttccattgttctgggaccctggtgtcagtgtgccattgttctgggaccccagggtcagtgtgccattgttctgggaccccagggtcAGTtttccattgttctgggaccctggtgtcaatgtgccattgttctgggaccccagggtcAGTtttccattgttctgggaccctggtgtcagtgtgccattgttctgggaccccagggtcAGTgttccattgttctgggaccctggtgtcagtgtgccattgttctgggaccccagggtcAGTgttccattgttctgggaccctggcGTCAGTGTGCCATCATTCTGGGTTGCCAAGTTTATCAACCACATGTGTTTTGACAATGGTTCCCAAACAGGGTCctcgaggcaccccaacagtccaggttttagggatatccctgcttgtgcgcaGATGATATatgatcaaactgactgaggtactaataaagCCGAGGTCTGTgtgctaagccttagagagagataaagtaccaaccaaccagctcctagctgtcattattcaaacacagcctgtaacatggcagctaggaacctattggctggtactttatctctgtccactttatctctctccaaggcttagtacatggacccctaagtcacctgtgcctaagcatcagtatccttataacctggactgttggggtaccttggggaccacgtttgggaacataTTACCTGACACATCTAGTAAAACAGATGGATGATCCTGTCACTTCAGAATCATCTACTCGGGTCCTGTATTCAAAAAGTTTCCAGGCAGCGGCTCTGAGCTTTCTCCCGTTTTATGTCTTTTTATTCTGGCGGTTTTTGGTGAAATGTAAAAATGGATATTTGAAATTCAGCATAAGCCACCAATGCGTACCTACCCATATAGCAATAAAAAAAAGCAAATTTGACTAAAAAACTGCTGTATatcacaaaaaacaaaagttctgttTTCTCAGCAAATGGTTAAGAAGTTCACCACTGCCCATTGCCACATTTCTGTGAAAGACTGTCCCACATATCGAGTAGATGACTTTATTCAATACATATGCTGCCTTTTTAACAGTATAATTGTCTCCTACTTACGCTATTGCCCGTTATCATCTCCTAAATATTTATTGCCTATTATATAGAATTTCTTTACCGCCCGTATTGCGCTCTAGGAGACAGGACGCAATGGAGACTGTAGGAAGTCGGCCTCATAATAATGGTTGCAgaattttaaaatacattttagttTTTCTGTGTTATACTTTAATTTTCACTCCCCGCAGCAAGGCTCCCACTGCAGGTATATACATATAGCGGAACAATGTATAGCCTGAGCCTTTGTGCTTTCCCCTCTGTAGATACTAACAATCGCCATTGTAATATCCTCGCCCAGGGGCGTCTTCTGCATGGATTGGAAACAGCACAAGCCGCAGCGCTCCTGACCATTCTGCCTGCGAGAAactatttcctaattgattttttcattttatttcGGCCTAGGAAACATTTCTCCATCTTTGTCTCTCGCAGCAAATTATTTCGTTCTCGGAAAACTACACTTCCATTCCTTCCACCTCCATTGTGATCTCTACGTCAGCGGATCACATTCTGCTTGCAGCTAGCAGCTAGGGAGGGCTCCAAGAATAGACCACTGTGGAGAACCAATCATACCCTGGCTGTGATTCGCCAGTCTTATAATCATTGTATGTCAGAAAAATGGTCCTATACCATCTACTGTATATCGGCATTTATAAACCATATGAACACCATTCTACTTATAAGTTAGTTATGGCACTATGGTATAATTGCAGGCAAATTCTACAGTCCTGTCATCCTGGTTCCCAAACTAGCTCCTCAAggcacagtccatgttttaaggatagccatggttgagcacagattattattatttttaattaaaatGAATGAGATACTATACCAATTGCttttcacctgtgttcaagcatggatagcTTTTAAACCCGGACTGTTAGGGGCCCTGATGACCAAATGTAGGAGTTAACTACTGATAAAAAGTAAAAAACTGAACAATAAATAATAATCCAAAAATTAACAAATTGTGAACACAAACTTGTTTTTGGTGTAATCTTTGGGACTGTGACCCTGGCACAAAAGATGAGAGAAAGTGTACGTATAATGCAGTTTACAAACGTGCCAGGGATGTGGTCGCTCTACGTTTTAAATTCCATGCCTTTTGCGGCGCTgttgaaaggggtgtggcctcacaatgcCAGGGGTGTGGCTGCATCGCTTTGACAGCCCCAGGCCCCTGCGCTTTGTACCGCACCCCCCCTGAGTGCTGCTAATCTCATGTAATCACTTAGAGACAATAAACTGAAAGCGGCATCTTGTAACCATCTCCGGATGTGTCTCGAGAGTACCGTGAGCATGCTCCAGCTGGTTATACTCTCATTATTACTTTGGAACAGATGTTTCTGCTAGTTTGTGATTGGTGAAGGACCTTTAATGTCCTCTGAGGTCTTTGCAAACTTTTGCCCTGAAATTTCAAAAAAGCCCCAAAGTCACAAGGGCCGGAGGGCCGGAGCAGAACACCGCATTGCCAGAATCTATTGCAAATCTGAATGGGGGCCCAGCATTGCAGTCCTCCCACAGTTCCGATACTGCTAAACATGCATGCAAGCCCGGGTTTTGTCTTGCCGCTCTTACTATATCATAGTGGGCGAGGGCATTTGTGGAATAACCACCATTGGGCCACCTGGGTGTAGTTAATGTTGGGTATATGTGTGTACAGGCATGAGGATGTAGctgtacacaccagtggatgccTTACAACTACATACAACCCAGTTATTTAACCAATGGAGTGGTTTTATTGAGGATAAAGCAgggacagctgtactcactgttacacacactGTAGATGGAGCAGAGCGGTGTGTCATACAGTTCACCAGCCGGTAAGTGTATGTAGGTACCGGGTAGCGATGCAGGATGTTGGAACAGTGGTTATATCACAACCATGGGTCTTACTGGAGCAAAGTGGAAAACTACTGTCTCCTACTGTGGCACTTATACACATTCTCAAGATGGCTCCACACATGCTCAGACGTACTGTAGCCTCGGTGGCCATCTTGGCACAGGGAATGAAACTTCCCTGGAGGAGTAGCTAtatggagtctgcacagtagcgcACTCCACTTTCAGCAGTTATACCCCCTGCACAGGGGCACATGGCAGCAGCAAAGTGAAGGCTCTTGGGACTTTACTTGACATACACCTACCTTATATCTAACAAGAGGCATTGTTTCCACTGCTAAAATATATTCAAGAATAAAATCCTGCACGTCGCAGAGATAACATAATAAAACACTGAAGCTGAGTTTAGTGCGCAGTTTGTATCACCTTTAGGCTGAAATCATTATTTTTTAGGCTGTAACTGGCTACTGTAGCAAACGTTCCGGAATCCAGAACTTCCATGCATTTGTTTCCCTCTTGAGCTACTGTAGGTCTCTGAGTTGCGTTAGACTTTACGTGAGTAACTAAATGAGTTTCTCTTTATTTCTCCGGCAGTGCGGATGGGGAGTTCGCGATCACACACATGACGAAAGCCCATCTGTTTCACAACGGGAAGGTAAAGTGGACCCCCCCGGCTATCTACAAGAGCTCCTGCAGCATTGACGTCACCTTCTTCCCCTTTGACCAGCAGAACTGCAAGATGAAATTTGGTTCTTGGACTTACGACAAGGCCAACATTGACCTTGAGAGCATGGAGCGCAACGTGGACCTGAAGGACTACTGGGAGAGCGGGGAGTGGGCCATAGTCAACGCTGTTGGGACGTACAACTCTAAAAAGTATGACTGCTGCACGGAAATATACCCCGACATCACATACTTCTTTATCATTAGGAGACTGCCCCTGTTCTACACCATCAATTTAATTATTCCATGTCTTCTGATCTCCTGCCTTACCGTCCTGGTGTTCTATCTTCCATCCGACTGCGGGGAGAAGATCACTCTCTGCATCTCCGTACTTTTGTCCCTCACTGTCTTTCTTCTGCTGATCACAGAGATCATCCCCTCCACATCACTGGTGATCCCACTGATTGGGGAGTACCTCCTCTTCACCATGATCTTCGTCACGCTCTCCATTGTCATCACCGTTTTCGTGCTGAACGTGCACCACCGCTCACCTAGTACTCATAAGATGCCTCTCTGGGTGCGCTCAGTCTTTCTGGACCACATACCCAGGTGGCTTTTTATGAAGCGGCCACCGGCTCCG
The Pseudophryne corroboree isolate aPseCor3 chromosome 4, aPseCor3.hap2, whole genome shotgun sequence DNA segment above includes these coding regions:
- the CHRNA2 gene encoding neuronal acetylcholine receptor subunit alpha-2 isoform X2; translated protein: MMTTNVWLKQEWNDYKLRWNPADYDNVTSIRVPSEMIWIPDIVLYNNADGEFAITHMTKAHLFHNGKVKWTPPAIYKSSCSIDVTFFPFDQQNCKMKFGSWTYDKANIDLESMERNVDLKDYWESGEWAIVNAVGTYNSKKYDCCTEIYPDITYFFIIRRLPLFYTINLIIPCLLISCLTVLVFYLPSDCGEKITLCISVLLSLTVFLLLITEIIPSTSLVIPLIGEYLLFTMIFVTLSIVITVFVLNVHHRSPSTHKMPLWVRSVFLDHIPRWLFMKRPPAPVEDIIGQYDTPELKLSTSKYWMETDVDDKWGEQEVEMQPCHVHHMSTHTHSVQYRYDYNHPVPGGQCQTPRQNKAESAEPNFLLSPSILKALEGVHYIADHLRTEDADFSVKEDWKYVAMVIDRIFLWMFIIVCLLGTIGLFLPPFLAGMI